The proteins below are encoded in one region of Cyclopterus lumpus isolate fCycLum1 chromosome 8, fCycLum1.pri, whole genome shotgun sequence:
- the lmtk2 gene encoding serine/threonine-protein kinase LMTK2: MRSRHGYVLLLVGGILLSAVWLSEAAPLQFPHKSGGSEGDTLPVSVSLSLLVSLTALLALVVLLVNCVTCCKEREINFKEFEDHFDDEIDFTPPAEDTPSMQSPAEVYTLAVSPVALPGPPHLQPPVRITEGSTGFQVARHSLSYIQEIGNGWFGQVLLSEIYTDPGGARVVVKELKANASAKEQNDFLQQGDPYRVLQHPNILQCLGQCVEAIPFLLVFEYCEMGDLRGYLSQQDWLFRNAELLQLQRMACEIAAGVTHLHKHNFLHSDLALRNCYLTGDLTVKVGDYGIGPYRYKEDYIITEDDVFAPLRWLAPELVGERHGGVVTMEQTKPSNVWALGVTLWELFENAVQPYPHLTDREVLNHVIKDQQVKLFKAQLELPYSDRWHEVLQFCWLSPDKRATAEEVHRLLIYLRMQGQKDIEEDFDQRWDALKPNPSTRQTTVSHSSYPILEQFADDALRQEIDEVLTVTETSKGLSFEYVWEAAKHDHYDGSHGRSGMDTTLNYHSMFFPVSSEDIQAHFPDPVARAAGTKSGNTPSGIPGIVPVFDAQKTSNGNEYYIQLEEPGESTVGEDRNRGPDMDFSSGRQDFVVLQDVRLDESSTDADFFHQSIDSKDSYLPDSHIWSSLENDSPYHTNIFTDGGSKQEDSPSWRQSFMELPERNGNPFLQGAPLEVQEVDIDKSNDDSFFGDCSEASYMVDSVQEEGENTDDKRLLNTEKLADNFMFLKDHSLMKDRSGFSSPQENLLLPGRAHEPEERFKMSSWDNIENLGSLISADNYLKPSASSTSSRQELLDSPSISSGELCPSVVESKTLVPFITVVTEDDTSNRLAVGNSSSTEDLGLMQSSDTGADSGFDSTSKRFEVIVGQTDGHTPAISESATTDSLCTDAKIPSLEEDRRTSQNIVQLIESKMPENLQVQASSSDNGHSEDLTSNDLLSELIEDAELESALSDHEESFMDTDGHPVVGSSLLVSRPSLDQISQDSLLEDSMSTTLPTIDDSAETPDSLDSLDIHRLGEQGDELNAQIAQHKLQPPYKISDSGYETENLESPEWNSQPNEKDDSPVKNGLSVAEEEETGELTAATNLVPPEIIISEVEGVLDTQGEDLCEVQQPAPEAPAEEPFMGSNYRDSAYFSDNESEPEKKSEETVAGGSGEVTWLRNSTEVTSAGGPTLEVNVERDADSLISQHESSVAAEAHGEEPRAGGGILSDADSDVAGKRETEATKSPNSHNEDGNKPELLNDVTSPDQSEDLETSTRLLPQLPFVPPKPVPESSGHAKLTRTYASDGHKIKEPGMEGRFLGRRDGQEDDVDADEEDENSDDSDDDIRGYQLHSSSSESEDETVHTVPLIVSDDSRAKNLKSLLKRSALNVQASSQSCNADNSRRAVSFFDDVTVYLFDQETPTKELGDHSSGSHNQAPEFSSPVPSASYLNRFNSESSTDEEGGGFEWDDDFSPTPAFLAKTDKGSVSKTTSSSAASRFSSSPPAAGRVLEPSWTSSSNYSRFSISPASIASFSLTHLTDSDIEQGGSSEDGEKD; encoded by the exons GTGGAAGCGAAGGGGACACGCTGCCTGTTTCTGTCTCGCTGTCCCTGCTGGTTTCGCTGACGGCGCTTTTGGCCTTGGTGGTGTTGCTAGTGAACTGTGTGACCTGCTGCAAGGAAAGGGAGATCAACTTCAAG GAGTTTGAGGACCACTTTGACGATGAGATTGACTTCACTCCACCAGCAGAGGACACACCTTCTATGCAGTCCCCGGCCGAGGTGTACACCCTCGCTGTGTCCCCTGTGGCCCTGCCTGGACCCCCACACCTCCAACCTCCTGTCCGTATCACAG AGGGATCCACAGGCTTCCAGGTAGCGCGTCACAGTCTCAGTTATATCCAAGAGATTGGCAACGGCTGGTTTGGTCAG GTCCTTCTGAGTGAAATCTACACTGATCCAGGAGGAGCCAGGGTGGTGGTGAAGGAGTTAAAAGCTAATGCAAGCGCCAAGGAGCAGAATGACTTCCTGCAGCAGGGGGATCCATACAG AGTGCTGCAGCACCCAAACATCCTCCAATGCCTGGGCCAGTGTGTTGAGGCCATTCCCTTCTTACTTGTCTTTGAGTACTGTGAAATG ggtGATCTGCGGGGCTATTTGTCTCAGCAGGACTGGCTGTTCAGAAATGCTGAGTTGCTGCAGCTGCAGAGGATGGCCTGTGAAATCGCTGCTGGTGTCACTCACCTTCACAAACACAACTTCCTGCACAG TGATTTGGCTCTGAGGAACTGCTACCTGACTGGAGATCTTACTGTCAAAGTGGGAGACTATGGAATTGGACCCTACAGATACAAA GAGGATTACATCATCACAGAGGATGACGTGTTTGCGCCCCTTCGCTGGTTGGCTCCTGAACTGGTGGGCGAGCGCCATGGGGGTGTGGTCACGATGGAGCAGACCAAGCCCAGCAATGTGTG GGCCTTGGGAGTCACATTGTGGGAGCTCTTTGAGAATGCTGTCCAGCCGTACCCACATCTTACTGACCGGGAGGTTCTCAATCATGTGATCAAGGATCAACAAGTCAAACTCTTTAAGGCACAGCTGGAGCTCCCTTATTCCGACAGATG GCATGAGGTCCTGCAGTTCTGCTGGCTGTCTCCAGACAAGCGGGCCACCGCAGAGGAAGTGCATCGTTTGCTCATCTACCTGCGCATGCAAGGCCAGAAGGACATAGAAGAAGACTTCGATCAACGCTGGGACGCTCTCAAGCCGAACCCTTCCACACGGCAGACCACTGTTAGCCACTCGTCGTACCCAATCTTGGAACAGTTTGCTGACGACGCCCTGCGACAAGAGATCGACGAAGTTCTTACTGTCACTGAAACGAGCAAAGGTCTCAGCTTTGAGTATGTTTGGGAGGCAGCCAAGCACGACCACTATGATGGCAGCCATGGGCGCTCAGGCATGGACACGACATTGAACTATCACAGCATGTTCTTTCCTGTTTCCAGTGAAGACATCCAGGCACATTTCCCTGATCCCGTTGCCAGAGCAGCGGGCACAAAAAGTGGTAACACTCCTTCGGGAATTCCTGGAATTGTACCAGTGTTTGATGCACAAAAAACATCTAATGGAAATGAATATTACATACAACTAGAAGAACCAGGGGAGAGCACTGTTGGGGAAGATAGGAATAGAGGGCCAGACATGGACTTCAGTTCAGGCCGGCAAGACTTTGTTGTTCTCCAAGATGTCCGTCTGGATGAGTCTAGTACCGATGCTGATTTCTTCCACCAAAGTATTGACTCCAAGGATTCCTACTTACCAGACAGCCATATCTGGTCATCTCTTGAAAATGACAGTCCATACCACACCAACATTTTCACTGACGGGGGGTCCAAACAAGAGGACTCTCCTTCCTGGAGGCAGAGTTTTATGGAGCTTCCAGAGCGCAATGGGAACCCTTTCCTTCAAGGTGCACCTTTAGAAGTCCAGGAGGTGGATATAGATAAAAGCAATGATGATTCTTTTTTCGGGGATTGTTCAGAAGCCTCTTACATGGTGGATTCTGTgcaagaggagggggagaacaCAGATGACAAGAGGCTTCTGAACACTGAGAAACTAGCTGACAACTTTATGTTTCTCAAGGACCACAGCCTGATGAAAGACAGATCAGGTTTCTCAAGTCCACAGGAGAATCTTCTTCTACCTGGTCGAGCCCACGAGCCAGAGGAACGGTTCAAAATGAGTTCTTGGGACAACATCGAGAATTTAGGTAGCTTAATCTCAGCAGACAATTATTTAAAACCTTCAGCAAGTAGCACATCCTCAAGACAGGAACTTTTAGACTCTCCAAGTATCAGCTCGGGGGAGTTATGTCCTTCTGTGGTTGAAAGTAAAACACTGGTGCCTTTCATTACGGTGGTCACAGAAGATGATACAAGCAACCGGCTGGCAGTTGGAAATAGTTCTTCCACAGAAGACCTTGGTCTGATGCAATCCTCTGACACAGGTGCAGACTCTGGTTTTGATTCTACCTCAAAGAGGTTTGAGGTTATCGTCGGTCAAACTGATGGCCACACCCCTGCAATCTCTGAAAGTGCCACTACAGACTCATTGTGCACAGATGCCAAAATTCCCAGCCTTGAAGAAGACCGTAGAACCTCTCAGAATATTGTCCAGCTCATAGAAAGTAAAATGCCTGAAAACCTGCAAGTCCAAGCATCGTCCTCGGACAACGGACACAGTGAAGACCTCACAAGTAATGATCTGTTGAGTGAGCTCATTGAGGATGCAGAACTGGAAAGCGCTCTTTCTGACCACGAAGAATCCTTTATGGACACTGATGGGCATCCTGTTGTCGGATCTTCTCTGTTGGTCTCTCGGCCGTCTTTGGACCAGATCAGCCAGGACAGTTTACTAGAAGACAGCATGTCCACCACTCTTCCCACTATAGATGATTCAGCCGAGACCCCAGACTCTTTAGACTCTCTTGACATCCACAGGCTCGGTGAACAAGGAGACGAGCTGAATGCTCAAATAGCCCAACACAAACTCCAGCCTCCGTACAAAATATCCGACAGTGGGTACGAGACGGAGAACCTGGAGTCTCCTGAGTGGAACTCTCAGCCGAATGAGAAAGACGATTCTCCTGTCAAAAACGGCCTGAGTGTTGCCGAAGAAGAGGAGACGGGGGAGCTCACAGCTGCTACAAATCTGGTTCCACCAGAAATCATCATCTCTGAAGTAGAGGGTGTGCTGGATACTCAAGGTGAGGATCTCTGTGAGGTCCAACAACCAGCTCCTGAAGCTCCTGCTGAGGAGCCCTTCATGGGCAGCAACTACAGAGACTCCGCCTATTTCTCAGACAATGAATCAGAGCCTGAGAAGAAGTCTGAAGAAACGGTTGCGGGAGGTTCTGGGGAAGTCACGTGGCTGAGAAACTCTACTGAGGTGACCAGCGCTGGAGGTCCAACACTGGAGGTCAACGTGGAGAGGGATGCAGATTCTTTAATTTCCCAGCACGAATCTTCTGTAGCTGCCGAGGCTCATGGAGAAGAGCCTCGTGCGGGGGGGGGCATATTATCGGATGCAGATTCTGATGTCGCAGGAAAACGCGAGACGGAGGCGACGAAGTCTCCCAACAGTCATAATGAAGATGGAAACAAACCGGAGTTGCTCAATGATGTCACATCTCCTGATCAATCAGAAGATCTAGAAACATCAACTCGACTCCTTCCTCAGCTTCCTTTTGTCCCTCCAAAACCGGTGCCAGAGAGCTCGGGTCATGCAAAACTAACCAGGACCTACGCGAGTGACGGACATAAAATAAAAGAGCCAGGCATGGAGGGGCGTTTCCTGGGGAGGCGGGACGGACAGGAAGACGACGTAGACgcggacgaggaggacgagaacAGCGACGACTCTGACGATGACATCCGTGGATACCAGCTCCACAGCTCCAGTTCGGAAAGCGAGGATGAAACCGTGCATACGGTGCCACTTATCGTCTCCGATGACAGTCGTGCAAAGAACCTGAAGAGCTTGTTGAAACGCAGCGCGCTCAACGTCCAGGCGTCCTCTCAGAGTTGCAATGCCGATAACTCCAGACGAGCCGTGTCTTTCTTCGATGATGTCACTGTCTACCTGTTTGACCAG GAGACCCCCACCAAGGAACTGGGTGACCACTCCTCAGGCTCACACAATCAGGCTCCAGAGTTCAGCAGCCCGGTGCCCAGTGCCAGCTACCTGAACCGGTTCAACTCTGAAAGCTCCACTGATGAAGAGG GTGGTGGTTTTGAGTGGGATGATGACTTCTCCCCGACGCCTGCCTTCCTGGCCAAGACGGATAAAGGCTCCGTATCAAAGACCACGTCCTCATCGGCAGCGTCTCGCTTTTCCTCTTCGCCACCTGCAGCAGGCCGCGTGCTCGAGCCCAGCTGGACCAGCTCCTCAAACTACTCCCGTTTCTCCATCTCGCCGGCCAGCATCGCAAGCTTTTCCCTGACGCATCTCACCGACTCTGACATCGAACAAGGAG GAAGCAGTGAAGATGGAGAAAAGGACTAG